A stretch of Triticum aestivum cultivar Chinese Spring chromosome 1D, IWGSC CS RefSeq v2.1, whole genome shotgun sequence DNA encodes these proteins:
- the LOC123183398 gene encoding uncharacterized protein isoform X2 — MPGSIRVSDIQPPVAAPLFLQVNLGKKEYSGYIGQDGFSFPVTSLRDSMVLSLYDADKELVSKTEVKTRSIVELGSTDVVFTLDSGGEIILQLQFLLSDEDRKRIQEMRNSAMKRKQQELFGNGDELYFQESIPPKEQAEEISDIPNKEDRLTLRKSMSTDDLKRMAVFSEISIGTNTAASKKPPLQASTSEGPIDMKGLPPRSDIGSKRGQGELESRSSSAVKKMISAFESSSPQGPPLVPRIKSVGSLEGMMLASTNPSDSKRWSGRRATTIISNKKPSASRQADLLNAQESRRRSSSRRDKAAKTSMGEGAEKQNHHRRSIAPMHSGATSRIAWASHPHICITTASRQLKDLVGLEHLNSMKNAEQSAREDDTEQGTSNDDAVGSKRRRSDGFPTLNGWLINQGVRGVIVIIACGAVFLNNR; from the exons ATGCCGGGCAGCATCCGAGTTTCAG ACATTCAGCCACCCGTCGCCGCTCCACTCTTCTTGCAAG TTAACCTGGGGAAAAAAGAGTACAGCGGATATATTGGACAAGATGGCTTCTCTTT TCCAGTTACATCACTTCGAGATAGCATGGTGTTGTCGCTGTACGATGCAGATAAGGAATTGGTATCCAAAACAG AAGTGAAGACACGGTCGATTGTCGAGCTGGGGAGTACGGATGTTGTGTTTACTCTTGATAGTGGAGGGGAAATTATCCTCCAGTTGCAGTTCTTGCTTAGTGATGAAGATCGCAAGCGTATCCAAGAAATG AGGAACTCTGCGATGAAAAGGAAGCAGCAAGAGCTGTTTGGGAATGGCGATGAACTTTATTTCCAAG AGAGCATACCACCTAAAGAGCAGGCAGAAGAGATCTCCGACATCCCAAACAAAGAAGACCGACTCACGCTCCGCAAGAGCATGTCGACGGATGATCTGAAACGGATGGCTGTTTTTTCCGAAATAAGCATTGGTACGAATACGGCGGCTTCGAAGAAACCCCCGTTGCAAGCTTCGACGTCCGAAGGCCCCATTGACATGAAGGGTCTACCGCCGAGAAGTGACATTGGCTCTAAAAGAGGGCAGGGTGAACTGGAGAGCAGGTCGAGCAGCGCGGTGAAGAAGATGATCAGCGCCTTCGAGAGCAGCTCTCCGCAG GGTCCGCCTTTGGTGCCAAGGATTAAGTCGGTAGGGTCGTTGGAAGGGATGATGTTGGCTTCGACCAATCCTTCAGATTCCAAGAGGTGGTCAGGAAGGCGCGCTACGACGATCATCAGCAACAAGAAACCAAGCGCGTCTAGACAGGCCGATTTGTTGAATGCTCAGGAGAGCAGAAGACGGAGTTCCAGCAGGCGCGACAAAGCAGCCAAGACGAGCATGGGAGAGGGTGCAGAAAAGCAAAATCATCATCGTCGCTCCATCGCTCCAATGCATTCGGGCGCAACATCTAGGATCGCCTGGGCCAGCCACCCCCACATCTGCATCACCACCGCAAGCAGGCAGCTGAAAGACCTCGTCGGGCTTGAGCACCTGAATTCGATGAAGAATGCAGAGCAGAGTGCAAGGGAAGACGACACTGAACAA GGCACGAGCAACGACGACGCGGTGGGCTCTAAGCGGCGGCGATCCGATGGGTTCCCAACGCTAAATGGGTGGCTGATCAACCAG GGGGTACGCGGCGTGATCGTCATCATAGCCTGCGGCGCGGTGTTCCTCAACAACAGGTGA
- the LOC123183398 gene encoding uncharacterized protein isoform X1, which yields MPGSIRVSASLLRLVKKKKRSHCCIFCCADIQPPVAAPLFLQVNLGKKEYSGYIGQDGFSFPVTSLRDSMVLSLYDADKELVSKTEVKTRSIVELGSTDVVFTLDSGGEIILQLQFLLSDEDRKRIQEMRNSAMKRKQQELFGNGDELYFQESIPPKEQAEEISDIPNKEDRLTLRKSMSTDDLKRMAVFSEISIGTNTAASKKPPLQASTSEGPIDMKGLPPRSDIGSKRGQGELESRSSSAVKKMISAFESSSPQGPPLVPRIKSVGSLEGMMLASTNPSDSKRWSGRRATTIISNKKPSASRQADLLNAQESRRRSSSRRDKAAKTSMGEGAEKQNHHRRSIAPMHSGATSRIAWASHPHICITTASRQLKDLVGLEHLNSMKNAEQSAREDDTEQGTSNDDAVGSKRRRSDGFPTLNGWLINQGVRGVIVIIACGAVFLNNR from the exons ATGCCGGGCAGCATCCGAGTTTCAG CGTCGCTGCTGCGTCTCGTCAAAAAGAAAAAGAGATCACACTGTTGTATCTTTTGCTGTGCAGACATTCAGCCACCCGTCGCCGCTCCACTCTTCTTGCAAG TTAACCTGGGGAAAAAAGAGTACAGCGGATATATTGGACAAGATGGCTTCTCTTT TCCAGTTACATCACTTCGAGATAGCATGGTGTTGTCGCTGTACGATGCAGATAAGGAATTGGTATCCAAAACAG AAGTGAAGACACGGTCGATTGTCGAGCTGGGGAGTACGGATGTTGTGTTTACTCTTGATAGTGGAGGGGAAATTATCCTCCAGTTGCAGTTCTTGCTTAGTGATGAAGATCGCAAGCGTATCCAAGAAATG AGGAACTCTGCGATGAAAAGGAAGCAGCAAGAGCTGTTTGGGAATGGCGATGAACTTTATTTCCAAG AGAGCATACCACCTAAAGAGCAGGCAGAAGAGATCTCCGACATCCCAAACAAAGAAGACCGACTCACGCTCCGCAAGAGCATGTCGACGGATGATCTGAAACGGATGGCTGTTTTTTCCGAAATAAGCATTGGTACGAATACGGCGGCTTCGAAGAAACCCCCGTTGCAAGCTTCGACGTCCGAAGGCCCCATTGACATGAAGGGTCTACCGCCGAGAAGTGACATTGGCTCTAAAAGAGGGCAGGGTGAACTGGAGAGCAGGTCGAGCAGCGCGGTGAAGAAGATGATCAGCGCCTTCGAGAGCAGCTCTCCGCAG GGTCCGCCTTTGGTGCCAAGGATTAAGTCGGTAGGGTCGTTGGAAGGGATGATGTTGGCTTCGACCAATCCTTCAGATTCCAAGAGGTGGTCAGGAAGGCGCGCTACGACGATCATCAGCAACAAGAAACCAAGCGCGTCTAGACAGGCCGATTTGTTGAATGCTCAGGAGAGCAGAAGACGGAGTTCCAGCAGGCGCGACAAAGCAGCCAAGACGAGCATGGGAGAGGGTGCAGAAAAGCAAAATCATCATCGTCGCTCCATCGCTCCAATGCATTCGGGCGCAACATCTAGGATCGCCTGGGCCAGCCACCCCCACATCTGCATCACCACCGCAAGCAGGCAGCTGAAAGACCTCGTCGGGCTTGAGCACCTGAATTCGATGAAGAATGCAGAGCAGAGTGCAAGGGAAGACGACACTGAACAA GGCACGAGCAACGACGACGCGGTGGGCTCTAAGCGGCGGCGATCCGATGGGTTCCCAACGCTAAATGGGTGGCTGATCAACCAG GGGGTACGCGGCGTGATCGTCATCATAGCCTGCGGCGCGGTGTTCCTCAACAACAGGTGA
- the LOC123183398 gene encoding uncharacterized protein isoform X3, with product MVLSLYDADKELVSKTEVKTRSIVELGSTDVVFTLDSGGEIILQLQFLLSDEDRKRIQEMRNSAMKRKQQELFGNGDELYFQESIPPKEQAEEISDIPNKEDRLTLRKSMSTDDLKRMAVFSEISIGTNTAASKKPPLQASTSEGPIDMKGLPPRSDIGSKRGQGELESRSSSAVKKMISAFESSSPQGPPLVPRIKSVGSLEGMMLASTNPSDSKRWSGRRATTIISNKKPSASRQADLLNAQESRRRSSSRRDKAAKTSMGEGAEKQNHHRRSIAPMHSGATSRIAWASHPHICITTASRQLKDLVGLEHLNSMKNAEQSAREDDTEQGTSNDDAVGSKRRRSDGFPTLNGWLINQGVRGVIVIIACGAVFLNNR from the exons ATGGTGTTGTCGCTGTACGATGCAGATAAGGAATTGGTATCCAAAACAG AAGTGAAGACACGGTCGATTGTCGAGCTGGGGAGTACGGATGTTGTGTTTACTCTTGATAGTGGAGGGGAAATTATCCTCCAGTTGCAGTTCTTGCTTAGTGATGAAGATCGCAAGCGTATCCAAGAAATG AGGAACTCTGCGATGAAAAGGAAGCAGCAAGAGCTGTTTGGGAATGGCGATGAACTTTATTTCCAAG AGAGCATACCACCTAAAGAGCAGGCAGAAGAGATCTCCGACATCCCAAACAAAGAAGACCGACTCACGCTCCGCAAGAGCATGTCGACGGATGATCTGAAACGGATGGCTGTTTTTTCCGAAATAAGCATTGGTACGAATACGGCGGCTTCGAAGAAACCCCCGTTGCAAGCTTCGACGTCCGAAGGCCCCATTGACATGAAGGGTCTACCGCCGAGAAGTGACATTGGCTCTAAAAGAGGGCAGGGTGAACTGGAGAGCAGGTCGAGCAGCGCGGTGAAGAAGATGATCAGCGCCTTCGAGAGCAGCTCTCCGCAG GGTCCGCCTTTGGTGCCAAGGATTAAGTCGGTAGGGTCGTTGGAAGGGATGATGTTGGCTTCGACCAATCCTTCAGATTCCAAGAGGTGGTCAGGAAGGCGCGCTACGACGATCATCAGCAACAAGAAACCAAGCGCGTCTAGACAGGCCGATTTGTTGAATGCTCAGGAGAGCAGAAGACGGAGTTCCAGCAGGCGCGACAAAGCAGCCAAGACGAGCATGGGAGAGGGTGCAGAAAAGCAAAATCATCATCGTCGCTCCATCGCTCCAATGCATTCGGGCGCAACATCTAGGATCGCCTGGGCCAGCCACCCCCACATCTGCATCACCACCGCAAGCAGGCAGCTGAAAGACCTCGTCGGGCTTGAGCACCTGAATTCGATGAAGAATGCAGAGCAGAGTGCAAGGGAAGACGACACTGAACAA GGCACGAGCAACGACGACGCGGTGGGCTCTAAGCGGCGGCGATCCGATGGGTTCCCAACGCTAAATGGGTGGCTGATCAACCAG GGGGTACGCGGCGTGATCGTCATCATAGCCTGCGGCGCGGTGTTCCTCAACAACAGGTGA